One window of the Eriocheir sinensis breed Jianghai 21 chromosome 59, ASM2467909v1, whole genome shotgun sequence genome contains the following:
- the LOC126985471 gene encoding zinc finger protein 665-like produces the protein MEAVPPQYPPRAVSHASSQTMPEIPQQQQQQQQQQQQQPQQPDAQVAAQIGLWLQTNEKPYECEECSKRFAQESHLNNHIVWHRKVKRFECELCHKRFTMESHLDSHMIVHSAEKNFKCDLCDKRFTMESHLNGHMLVHSQEKKFECELCQKRFSIPSHLRSHMLVHVKDKRFECGRCGKRFVQRSHLNSHMNAHNAEKNLECGICGKRFALEIHMNAHNLIHTMERKFECPVCQKRFTMGIHLNAHMLMHNVEKKFECVICGKRFSMESHLNSHMIVHSEKRFECEVCGKRYTRKSHLNSHSFVHSEEKRYECEVCRKKFAQKSHLSSHRVVHTDEKRFECEECGKRFIQEIHLNSHMYVHTAEKKFERHDWNRPPVPQGHINGHKFIHNDMKKFECDECGKRFSQESHLNSHRFVHTQDKTYECEECGKRFRQESHLTSHMFVHTEKKRYECPECGKQFTQESHLNSHRFVHNVDRKNEFIDYAKQPLAGTLPQKTAYPATQNNVPVATATATAATAAVATNNPDKKPPIPEYQENVKLFPQHPYQPTQAYPQWEQVRTLWSL, from the coding sequence ATGGAAGCAGTGCCGCCCCAGTACCCGCCGAGGGCTGTGTCCCATGCCTCTTCGCAGACCATGCCGGAGatcccccagcagcagcagcagcaacaacaacagcagcagcaacagccccAGCAACCTGACGCGCAGGTAGCCGCGCAGATTGGCCTGTGGCTGCAGACCAACGAGAAGCCGTACGAGTGTGAAGAGTGCAGCAAGCGCTTTGCCCAGGAGAGCCACCTCAATAACCACATCGTCTGGCACCGTAAGGTCAAGCGGTTCGAGTGTGAGCTGTGTCACAAGCGCTTCACCATGGAGAGTCACTTGGACAGCCACATGATTGTGCATAGCGCCGAGAAGAACTTTAAGTGTGACCTTTGCGACAAACGCTTCACCATGGAGAGCCACCTCAACGGCCACATGCTGGTGCACAGCCAGGAGAAGAAGTTTGAGTGCGAGCTGTGCCAGAAGCGCTTCAGCATCCCCTCCCACCTGCGCAGCCACATGCTGGTGCACGTCAAAGACAAGCGCTTCGAGTGCGGCCGCTGCGGCAAGAGGTTCGTGCAGCGCAGTCACCTCAACAGCCACATGAACGCCCACAATGCTGAGAAGAACCTGGAGTGTGGCATCTGCGGCAAGCGGTTTGCCCTGGAGATCCACATGAACGCACACAACCTCATCCACACCATGGAGCGGAAGTTTGAGTGTCCCGTCTGCCAGAAGCGGTTCACCATGGGCATCCACCTCAACGCACACATGCTCATGCACAACGTGGAGAAGAAGTTCGAGTGCGTGATCTGTGGCAAGCGTTTCTCCATGGAGAGCCACCTGAACAGCCACATGATCGTGCACAGTGAGAAGCGCTTCGAGTGTGAAGTCTGTGGCAAGCGCTACACACGCAAGAGCCACCTCAACAGCCACAGCTTCGTGCACAGCGAGGAGAAGCGCTACGAATGCGAGGTGTGCAGGAAGAAGTTTGCCCAGAAGAGCCACCTCAGTAGCCACCGCGTGGTGCACACAGACGAGAAGCGCTTCGAGTGCGAGGAGTGCGGCAAACGCTTCATCCAGGAGATCCACCTCAACAGCCACATGTACGTCCACACTGCCGAGAAGAAGTTTGAGCGGCACGACTGGAACCGGCCGCCCGTGCCACAGGGACACATCAATGGCCACAAGTTCATCCACAACGACATGAAGAAGTTCGAGTGCGATGAGTGTGGCAAGCGGTTCTCGCAGGAGAGCCACCTCAACAGCCACCGCTTTGTGCACACCCAGGACAAGACCTATGAGTGCGAGGAGTGTGGCAAGCGGTTCCGGCAGGAGAGCCATCTCACCTCTCACATGTTCGTGCACACGGAGAAGAAGCGCTACGAGTGCCCGGAGTGCGGCAAGCAGTTCACGCAGGAGAGCCACCTCAACAGCCACCGCTTCGTGCACAACGTCGACAGGAAAAACGAGTTCATCGACTATGCCAAGCAGCCGCTGGCGGGCACCCTGCCGCAGAAGACTGCCTACCCAGCCACCCAGAACAACGTGCCCGTGGCCACGGCGACAGCGACGGCGGCGACGGCCGCGGTGGCGACCAATAACCCGGACAAGAAGCCTCCCATCCCAGAGTACCAGGAGAACGTGAAGCTGTTCCCCCAGCACCCCTACCAGCCCACCCAGGCATACCCCCAGTGGGAGCAGGTGCGAACCCTCTGGTCCTTGTAG